A region from the Arthrobacter gengyunqii genome encodes:
- a CDS encoding cell division protein FtsQ/DivIB codes for MGSRKPRRPEVDPGRQAGRGHGRDSRRSSGHGDFIPRSGRSHRGAGGPSGPVDAAGGRNRGERDAELGDTVTATVLAFPEPPARRRRRWLIISAVSVFVLLGAFLAFLFLSPALALKTVTVQGNSLLPTEQVQRALQPLVGRPLTTIADDDVAGLLADRPEVADVDVVALPPSEIVVTITERVPVAVLQTGDVLSLIDQDGLVIGTAANQAEARLPLIDGGSEAVNSAVFSTVTSVLSVLPENVLAQLDHASASSIDSVELKLLNGQTVFWGSAESNVAKARALEALLLMPPKDPPIGVFDVSTPTAPVTR; via the coding sequence GTGGGTAGCAGAAAACCACGCCGTCCCGAGGTTGATCCCGGGCGCCAAGCGGGCCGGGGGCATGGCAGGGACAGCCGGCGCTCCTCCGGGCACGGCGACTTCATCCCCCGGAGCGGGAGGTCCCACCGGGGTGCCGGCGGACCGTCAGGTCCCGTTGATGCTGCCGGCGGCCGCAACCGGGGAGAACGGGACGCGGAGCTTGGCGACACGGTGACGGCCACGGTGCTGGCCTTTCCCGAACCGCCCGCCAGAAGGCGCCGGAGGTGGCTGATCATTTCCGCTGTGTCAGTTTTCGTGCTGCTCGGTGCGTTCCTCGCTTTTCTGTTTCTTTCCCCGGCGCTTGCGCTGAAGACGGTGACGGTCCAGGGCAACTCGCTGCTGCCCACCGAGCAGGTGCAGCGTGCCCTGCAGCCGCTCGTGGGCCGGCCGCTGACCACCATCGCCGATGACGACGTCGCCGGCCTCTTGGCAGACCGGCCGGAGGTGGCAGACGTCGACGTGGTGGCGCTGCCCCCGTCCGAGATCGTGGTGACCATAACGGAACGGGTGCCGGTGGCGGTCCTGCAGACCGGCGATGTCTTGTCTCTGATTGATCAGGATGGCCTGGTGATCGGCACGGCGGCGAACCAGGCCGAGGCGAGGCTCCCGCTGATTGACGGCGGCAGCGAGGCAGTGAACAGCGCGGTGTTCAGCACGGTGACCTCGGTCCTGTCGGTGCTGCCCGAAAACGTGCTCGCGCAGTTGGACCACGCCTCGGCGTCCTCCATCGATTCGGTGGAGCTCAAGCTCCTCAACGGGCAGACGGTATTCTGGGGGAGCGCCGAATCCAATGTGGCCAAGGCGCGTGCCTTGGAAGCACTGCTGCTGATGCCGCCCAAGGACCCGCCGATCGGCGTGTTTGACGTCAGCACGCCAACCGCGCCGGTGACACGGTGA
- the murC gene encoding UDP-N-acetylmuramate--L-alanine ligase, which yields MSTLNLSDLGRVHFIGLGGAGMSAVARVMIGRGVKVSGSDSRDSAGLRALETLGATVFVGQKAANVRDVDTVVVSTAIRPANPELAAARNMGLRVIHRSEALAAAMGTQDVVAVAGTHGKTTTTAMVTVLLREAGLDPSFAIGGDVAALGVNAAFGSGDVFVAEADESDGSFLNYLPQISVITNVEADHLDHYGTEEAVFESFDRFVRLLPADGLLVACADDPGAADVVRRSGVARVRTYGYSETADIRITDTRPLASGSVSVLRFSLDGLECEQELRLLVPGAHNIRNAAAAFTVGLGLGVDPALAAAGLSVFSGAARRFEAKGAVRGVRVFDDYAHHPTELEAALDAARTVAGDHRVHVLFQPHLFSRTLAFAGEFAAALERADSATVLDIYAAREDPVPGVTSEIIASKVNRPGGYAPDAGRAVQDICRRAAAGDIILTVGAGDVTQYGAALVQELARTDHEDAEPETAAAQPVLRKGLRG from the coding sequence ATGAGCACCCTGAATCTTTCGGACCTCGGCCGGGTGCACTTCATTGGGCTGGGGGGCGCCGGCATGTCCGCCGTGGCCCGGGTAATGATCGGGCGAGGCGTCAAAGTGTCCGGCTCGGATTCCCGTGACTCGGCCGGCCTGCGTGCCTTGGAGACCCTCGGCGCCACAGTGTTCGTGGGCCAAAAAGCCGCCAACGTGCGGGACGTGGACACTGTGGTGGTTTCCACGGCAATCCGACCCGCCAACCCTGAACTCGCCGCGGCCAGGAACATGGGCCTGCGGGTTATCCACCGGTCCGAGGCGCTGGCAGCAGCCATGGGCACCCAGGACGTGGTGGCGGTCGCCGGAACCCACGGTAAAACCACCACCACTGCCATGGTGACCGTGCTGCTGCGTGAAGCCGGACTGGATCCCTCTTTCGCCATTGGCGGCGACGTGGCGGCACTGGGCGTGAATGCTGCCTTCGGCAGCGGCGACGTGTTTGTCGCTGAAGCCGACGAGTCCGACGGGTCTTTCCTGAACTACCTCCCGCAGATTTCCGTTATCACCAACGTTGAGGCCGATCACCTGGACCATTACGGCACCGAGGAAGCGGTCTTCGAATCCTTCGACCGGTTTGTCCGGCTGCTGCCGGCAGACGGCCTGCTGGTCGCCTGTGCCGACGATCCCGGCGCGGCTGACGTGGTGCGCCGCTCGGGTGTCGCACGGGTGCGCACCTACGGCTACAGCGAGACCGCCGACATCCGGATCACCGACACCCGTCCGCTGGCCAGCGGATCGGTGTCAGTGCTCCGCTTCAGCCTGGACGGGCTGGAATGCGAGCAGGAACTGCGGCTCCTGGTCCCCGGAGCACACAACATCCGCAACGCGGCTGCCGCCTTCACCGTGGGACTGGGACTGGGAGTGGATCCCGCCCTGGCCGCGGCCGGCCTGTCAGTGTTTTCCGGCGCCGCCCGCCGGTTTGAAGCCAAAGGCGCGGTCCGCGGCGTGCGGGTGTTCGATGACTACGCGCATCACCCCACTGAACTGGAGGCCGCGTTGGATGCGGCGCGCACCGTCGCCGGGGACCACCGCGTTCACGTACTGTTCCAGCCGCACCTGTTCAGCCGGACGCTGGCATTTGCCGGCGAATTCGCTGCCGCACTGGAACGTGCCGACAGTGCCACGGTGCTGGACATCTATGCCGCGCGGGAGGATCCCGTGCCCGGTGTCACCAGCGAGATCATTGCCTCCAAGGTGAACCGGCCCGGCGGTTATGCCCCCGACGCCGGCCGGGCCGTGCAGGATATCTGCCGGCGCGCCGCAGCCGGGGACATCATCCTGACGGTGGGAGCCGGGGACGTCACCCAATACGGCGCTGCCCTGGTGCAGGAACTGGCCCGGACGGACCATGAAGACGCCGAACCGGAGACGGCCGCGGCACAGCCGGTGCTGCGGAAGGGACTCCGTGGGTAG
- a CDS encoding polyphenol oxidase family protein, translating to MFWWQTQAGDGLTVAFTNTEAGNLALHVGDDPAMVLQRRRALEQRMGVPGGSLHFMNQVHSAAVARVSESGPVGTTAVPTADTLTADAMVSPDGSVPLAVMVADCVPVVLAGRNSAGVVTAVAHAGRRGLLDGILANTVQDMRAAGASSLRAWIGPSVCGECYEVPAAMQREAAELMPELRSTTRWGTPALDLPAGARTQLEALGVDVVRLPGCTLESGDLYSHRRSSSAGRFAGLIWRR from the coding sequence ATGTTTTGGTGGCAGACGCAGGCCGGTGACGGCCTGACGGTCGCGTTCACCAATACGGAGGCGGGCAACCTCGCTTTGCATGTCGGGGATGATCCAGCCATGGTGCTTCAGCGCCGCAGGGCCCTGGAACAGCGGATGGGCGTGCCCGGTGGATCGCTGCATTTTATGAACCAGGTGCATTCCGCCGCTGTCGCGAGGGTGTCCGAGTCGGGACCGGTCGGAACAACGGCTGTGCCGACGGCTGACACGCTGACGGCTGACGCCATGGTGAGCCCGGACGGGTCTGTACCGCTGGCGGTCATGGTTGCCGACTGTGTGCCCGTGGTGCTGGCCGGGCGGAACAGTGCCGGGGTGGTGACGGCTGTTGCCCACGCCGGACGCCGGGGGCTGCTCGACGGCATTCTCGCCAACACCGTGCAGGACATGCGTGCGGCCGGAGCTTCAAGCCTGCGCGCCTGGATTGGACCGTCGGTCTGCGGAGAGTGCTATGAGGTTCCCGCAGCAATGCAACGGGAGGCGGCCGAGCTGATGCCGGAACTGCGCTCGACCACCCGCTGGGGAACTCCTGCCCTGGACCTTCCCGCCGGTGCCCGGACACAGCTGGAAGCCCTGGGGGTCGACGTCGTCCGGCTCCCCGGCTGCACCCTTGAATCCGGCGATCTTTACTCGCACCGCCGCAGCAGCAGTGCGGGACGGTTCGCCGGACTGATCTGGCGGCGCTGA
- the ftsZ gene encoding cell division protein FtsZ codes for MAAPQNYLAVIKVVGIGGGGVNAVNRMIDVGLRGVEFIAINTDAQALLMSDADVKLDVGRELTRGLGAGADPEVGRKAAEDHAEEIEEVLRGADMVFVTAGEGGGTGTGGAPVVARIARSLGALTIGVVTRPFTFEGRRRSNQAESGIDTLRDEVDTLIVIPNDRLLSISDRNVSMLDAFRSADQVLLSGVQGITDLITTPGLINLDFADVKSVMQGAGSALMGIGSARGEDRAVKAAELAIASPLLEASIDGAHGVLLSIQGGSDLGLFEINEAARLVQEVAHPEANIIFGAVIDDALGDEARVTVIAAGFDQVDVTSQPVSHKPAEPAAPPVAAPAVGGYAAAAPASAGLSAWSQRSTQHSDVPADAGFDVDLPAVVESDLSTGRNDDLDVPDFLK; via the coding sequence GTGGCAGCACCGCAGAATTACTTGGCCGTCATCAAGGTCGTCGGCATCGGCGGCGGTGGCGTGAACGCCGTAAACCGGATGATTGACGTTGGACTCCGAGGCGTGGAGTTCATCGCCATCAACACCGATGCGCAGGCGCTGCTGATGAGCGACGCCGACGTGAAGCTCGATGTCGGCCGTGAGCTGACGCGTGGCCTCGGCGCCGGCGCGGACCCCGAGGTGGGCCGCAAGGCTGCCGAGGACCACGCTGAAGAGATCGAGGAAGTCCTGCGCGGAGCGGACATGGTCTTCGTGACCGCAGGCGAAGGCGGCGGCACCGGCACCGGCGGCGCGCCCGTCGTGGCCCGCATCGCCCGGTCCCTTGGCGCCCTGACCATCGGTGTGGTGACTCGTCCCTTCACCTTCGAAGGCCGCCGCCGCTCCAACCAGGCAGAGTCCGGCATCGACACGCTTCGCGACGAAGTCGATACGCTCATCGTCATTCCGAATGACCGACTGCTCTCCATCAGCGACCGGAACGTGTCCATGCTGGACGCCTTCCGCTCGGCAGACCAGGTGCTGCTCTCCGGTGTCCAGGGCATCACCGACCTGATCACCACCCCGGGCCTGATCAACCTCGACTTTGCCGACGTGAAGTCCGTCATGCAGGGTGCCGGTTCGGCACTCATGGGCATCGGTTCGGCACGGGGAGAGGACCGCGCCGTCAAGGCGGCCGAGCTGGCCATAGCGTCTCCTCTGCTGGAAGCCTCCATCGACGGCGCCCACGGCGTCCTGCTCTCCATCCAGGGCGGCTCCGACCTCGGCCTGTTCGAGATCAACGAGGCCGCACGCCTGGTCCAGGAAGTGGCCCACCCCGAAGCCAACATCATCTTCGGTGCCGTCATTGACGACGCCCTGGGCGACGAAGCACGCGTCACGGTCATTGCCGCCGGTTTCGACCAGGTGGATGTCACCTCGCAGCCGGTTTCGCACAAGCCTGCCGAGCCTGCCGCACCGCCGGTCGCCGCGCCGGCCGTCGGCGGCTACGCGGCTGCTGCGCCTGCTTCGGCAGGGCTGTCGGCATGGTCGCAGCGCTCGACGCAGCACAGCGACGTTCCGGCCGATGCCGGTTTCGATGTGGACCTGCCCGCCGTCGTGGAGTCGGATCTGTCCACGGGCCGCAACGATGACCTGGATGTCCCCGACTTCCTGAAGTAA